From the genome of Macrobrachium nipponense isolate FS-2020 chromosome 43, ASM1510439v2, whole genome shotgun sequence, one region includes:
- the LOC135213822 gene encoding CAP-Gly domain-containing linker protein 1-like, with amino-acid sequence MNLENFEVEMELLQSENSRLRATLLEKENLFDEMTENIGSVRRRVIEDFQGRMDRLNNGNSQLRRELLERSREAEEFERTIGRLEEEVQALTERNRKLETENMDKDKVMENVKESNMQCEATKNGLQEEIRNLSRQNTEMKINMADLKKEKTELEEKMADLGKEFEKEVAGLEQRLSNYQDIITEKDGEIERLNKEATEKGGKLEEMEKEIHNLVEEKNELSMEMEDNIHRLMLELSNLQTKKDSQIEMCKQEVIEKEEKIEDLENIVQNLLEEKKKIKNEMDYKINDLCQELSKQKDLNKEDIEKFEKEIFEFGQTIQGLESEVISLMKEKETQKIEMENEMNDLISLNMEKELQLEQFKKEVTDCLHTIEGLENEVVSLMREKETLKTEMEKEISDLISVNMEKNEHLELLKKEVVYCGQTIEGLENEVVDLIGEKKSLKTEMEKEIMDLKGEVTNLMDMNLEKDEEIKKLKKEVIEIGKQIEGLEKEVIELMKDNERRKAKMEKEITDLKEELIYLQDVNLEKDEEIEKCKKEAIEIGKRMEGLEDEVIELMEENERRKIKMENEITDLKEELIKMQDMNLEKDEEIKKCKKEAIEVGETIEGLKNEVIELMDENQRRKTKMENEINDLKEESMNLQSLNMVKDKEIEKCKKEVIEIVKKIGCLENEVIELMEGNQRMEKEMTDLKEELIYLQDLNVEKKEEIEKLKKEEIVFVATIEGQKNEIIESMEENEKRKKDMKEVMKNLKELIKEHDMNMENDIK; translated from the coding sequence ATGAATTTGGAAAATTTCGAAGTGGAAATGGAACTCCTTCAGAGCGAAAACTCTCGTCTGCGAGCAACGTTGCTCGAGAAGGAAAATTTGTTTGACGAAATGACTGAAAACATCGGCAGTGTGAGGCGAAGAGTCATCGAGGATTTCCAAGGAAGAATGGACAGACTGAATAATGGAAATAGTCAGTTGAGAAGGGAACTACTGGAGCGATCTCGAGAGGCCGAGGAATTTGAACGTACAATTGGCCGTCTTGAAGAGGAGGTCCAGGCTTTGACAGAACGCAACAGGAAACTGGAAACCGAAAATATGGACAAGGACAAAGTTATGGAAAACGTCAAAGAAAGTAACATGCAGTGTGAAGCGACGAAGAACGGTTTGCAGGAAGAGATCAGGAATCTCAGTCGACAGAACActgaaatgaagataaatatgGCCGATCTGAAGAAAGAAAAGACTGAGCTGGAAGAAAAGATGGCTGATTTGGGAAAGGAATTTGAAAAGGAAGTTGCTGGCCTCGAGCAGAGGCTGAGTAACTatcaagatataattacagaaaaGGACGGAGAGATCGAAAGGCTTAACAAAGAGGCGACAGAAAAGGGAGGAAAATTAGAAgagatggaaaaagaaatccaTAATTTAGTTGAGGAGAAAAATGAGCTTAGCATGGAAATGGAGGACAATATTCATCGCCTTATGCTTGAGCTCAGTAATCTTCAAACGAAAAAGGACAGCCAGATAGAAATGTGTAAGCAAGAAGTGatagaaaaggaagagaaaatagaAGATCTGGAGAATATTGTGCAGAATTTActcgaggaaaaaaagaaaattaaaaatgaaatggacTACAAAATAAATGACCTTTGTCAAGAGCTCAGTAAACAGAAAGATCTCAATAAGGAGGACATtgaaaagtttgaaaaagaaatattcgAATTTGGACAAACGATTCAAGGTCTGGAAAGTGAGGTAATCTCActgatgaaagaaaaggaaacccagaagattgaaatggaaaatgaaatgaacgaCCTCATATCTCTGAATATGGAAAAGGAGCTGCAGCTGGAACAATTTAAAAAAGAGGTCACTGATTGTTTACATACAATTGAAGGTCTGGAAAATGAGGTCGTCTccttgatgagagaaaaggaaACCCTGAAGACTGAAATGGAGAAGGAAATATCCGACCTCATATCTGTGAACATGGAAAAGAATGAGCATCTGGAACTACTTAAAAAAGAAGTCGTTTATTGTGGACAAACGATTGAAGGACTGGAAAATGAGGTCGTCGATTTGATAGGAGAAAAGAAGAGCCTGAAGAccgaaatggaaaaggaaataatggaCCTGAAAGGAGAGGTGACTAACCTGATGGATATGAACTTGGAAAAGGACGAGgagataaaaaagttgaaaaaggaAGTTATTGAAATTGGAAAGCAAATTGAAGGTCTGGAAAAAGAGGTCATAGAGTTAATGAAGGATAATGAGAGGAGGAAAgctaagatggaaaaagaaataacagaCCTGAAAGAAGAGTTAATTTACCTACAGGatgtgaatttggaaaaggaCGAGGAGATTGAAAAGTGTAAAAAGGAAGCAATTGAAATTGGAAAGAGAATGGAAGGTCTGGAAGATGAGGTCATCGAGTTGATGGAGGAGAATGAGAGAAGGAAAATTaagatggaaaatgaaataacagaCCTCAAAGAAGAGTTGATAAAAATGCAGGATATGAATTTGGAAAAGGATGAGGAGATTAAAAAGTGCAAAAAGGAAGCAATTGAAGTTGGAGAGACAATTGAAGGTCTGAAAAATGAGGTGATTGAATTGATGGATGAGAATCAGAGGAGAAAAACTaagatggaaaatgaaataaacgaCCTGAAAGAAGAGTCGATGAATCTACAGTCACTGAACATGGTGAAGGACAAGGAGATTGAAAAGTGCAAAAAGGAAGTGATtgaaattgtaaagaaaattgGGTGTCTGGAAAATGAGGTAATCGAGTTGATGGAGGGTAATCAGCGGATGGAAAAAGAAATGACAGACCTTAAAGAAGAGTTGATTTACCTGCAGGATTTGAATGTGGAAAAGAAGGAGGAGATTGAAAAgttgaaaaaggaagaaatagtaTTTGTAGCTACAATTGAAGGTCAGAAAAATGAGATCATTGAGTCGATGGAGGAGAatgagaagaggaaaaaagatatGAAAGAGGTAATGAAGAACCTAAAAGAGTTAATCAAAGAGCATGATATGAATATGGAAAATGATATAAAATGA